In the Ptychodera flava strain L36383 chromosome 23 unlocalized genomic scaffold, AS_Pfla_20210202 Scaffold_23__1_contigs__length_28996876_pilon, whole genome shotgun sequence genome, tacattttaaaaatccaTCCATTCACAAAAGCTGATCATATTACAAAgcaaatataatacaaaatgtaGGTATGGGATATTTAGGGTCATATATTCTTGCGGGTGATAGCATTTCGTTTCAGCGGGAACTCCATAGCATGTAACACGCAACGTTCATCTTTTGATGCACCTGAGTGGGAGCGGCCATATTTCAGCGTGGCACTCGTTTAAATGTGCCATGTTTCTTCAACTTGCATTTACTGTTCAGGATACATACCTCGCCCATGTCCTGGAGGTAGTTGGTTGCTTGTACAATGAAATCGTCGTCCAATAATGGATCGATGGCTCTCACTTTTTCAGAATACAGATTCCAGTCTATGACAGGAAATGCCTTATCCTCGATCCACTCATCTTTGTGGTTCAGAACTTCCGAGCAAAGGTTCGGGATTTTCTTCTTAGTCTGAGGAGGAGTGAAATGTACTCTGATTAATATTGATATATCAACTTCAATGTTACCTAAGTCAAGTCATTGTAGTCGCCACGTTTCCGAAAGAGCCGCCCAGCCGCTGTTACGAGTCAGCCGAGTAGTgggtagccatattggatcgaacgCAGAACAAAGTGAAACGCAAATGCCCAGTACGCGCGTACGGTCTTTTCGCCATGTTTGCACACATGTAGCCATGCGCAACATACATCTTTGTAAAAAACGTCCTATAATTCAGTCGGCGAGCCAGTTATATGTCGAACCGCAAGATGACTGCATGACCATTTTATACAGCCATATCGTGGAGGCAAGAGCTCCCGTGTGTCAGTCATCAGGGGAGACAATACCCCAAGTATATGATGTACGATAACCCTTTTCAAGCTATCGTGATGACAAAATCATCGATAGATTTCTTTATTATCTTTACCTTAGCTTCATGCAAACATTCTCGTAGTCGCTGCATCTCGCCGTGGAGGGCGTCCCTGCAGTCTAACAGGAAAATGTCGTCCTGTATGTGAAGGTACTTTCCAAACTTTTGTTTGGCTGCCTGCAAAAGCTGTTTGTGAACCACTTCAGCTGTGAAGAAAATTCGAGCAAAGCGATGttgactgaaataaaaataacaccaGGGTAGCTTCATTTATCTAAAGATACAgtacacattttcaaattaaatttgtgaGGTTTTATGGCTCAGCAATGACACAGCATATGCATAAACATTATTGCAACGTTTAAGGCTCCGATGAATTTGGAGataatgacattaaaatgtagaGAAAGAAGTACTGTAATATGAATATATCTGCTTCCTTTGTCAATACGTTTTCACATATAGATTAAATCATGTAAACTTTACGAGGCTCAATAGATTTAGAggtgtatgagagagagagagagagagagagagagagagagagagagagagagagagagagagagagagagaagagagagagagagagagagagagagagagagagagaaatttgaTAGTGCTGAAAAAATGCCGTTCGAGGTTTTGAATCACACTTTCTTCCTCGACAAAAACACCAGAAGAATCACAATTTTCCGAAAAATAAAGCCATATCGGTTGAATATTGGCGTGTGATGTGATATCTGTCTTTACTGGTGTCTGTAATTTCTAAGGGGGGTAATGAATGACGCCTTTGGGCCACTAACCTTCTTTCCTGAATCCAGCTTTAAGTAAATCAGCCCGACTGGCGACCAAGATAACCTTAGGTTTGCAGTCATCCGAGGACGAAGATCCGTCAGACGACAAaaggtttattacatttgttgttttaATGAACCGTAACCATGACATCATCTAagtaagacaaacaaacaaaacatcttgCAGTTGAATGACATTTCATACATCAGCATTGGACGATGATAATGAATTCTGTCGGTCGGAGCTTTTCCCATCATTTTCATGCTATCGTTTGTCCTCAGACGGGTATTTGCTACATAACGTTGACTTGGTAATTGGTAGCGTAcacgatttgaaattttaagaCTTCACATTTGCCATATCTTAGGTATGTATATCAAATTCTTAACACACATTAACATAATGCACTCCATTATGTactatttatttttgaatttcaaaaacgtGCTCACttcaaaaggggaaaaaggTCAACATTCTTAAAACAGTATCGTCACGTCAATTGTGCATTCTTCAGAATGTCGATGTCGGCAGTGCGATGTGAGGAGATCGTAAGATAGTTTCAGCTTTGTCATTTTCTGGAGCCTAACTTAACTCGTCAGCTTCGTGAAAGATGCAAGTGCAACAGGCCACTGGGTCAGTATGGGTTTCATTATGTTGTACTATTACGCTGTTCTCATAAAATAGGAAGAACTGCACAGAGCAGTGACTTCATCTGTGACCTTGATATGCCTTGACAAATTGGCGGTTTAGTCTAGATCTGATTTCCCAGACTGCACTTCGGTACTCTGATCTGGCCGCCCCGAATGAGAGCCCCGAAGTGCAGTCTGGGTAGCACCAACCGAGACTATGACCGGTTGAGTTATGCATACGtgtgaaattaatattaatatggACAGGAAAGGTCTTTAAGTTACCTCTTCCTTTTGTTTCACCATCAGATACCGAGGTTTATCGTCACCAGTATTCACAATCCTGTACACGATGGCGAAGATTGCATTCTGTGCACCGAGGAACATGTTGTGTGTCAGATAATACTCGGGCTGCCCGGCAAAGTCCCATAAACTGAATTTACCAGCCGACGGGATGTCAACTGGACTTACGTCAATACCCGGGGTAGGTTCGTACTCCATGGGCTCGTCGTCTGAGACaatctggagagagagagagagagagagagagagagagagagagagagagagagagagagagagagagagagggcaTTAAACCTTTTCTTCACACTCATAGCTGCTTCAATTGACAAACATTTTGTAGAATTTGTATTTGGTTTTTTGGTGAAATATGagcaaatgaaataaaatatgataaatgaaaacacacactctgaaaatgaaaattacactcaagCACGCTTTCCCTACACAGTCTAACGCCACGGCGGATGGATACACTGTAAGATTTAAAGTTACGAGGTTGACTCTAAATTTGCATTTATCCCGACATTGTGTAAGAGGTGTAATCGTGCCATGTTTACATACTATAGTTTTAGCAGCGTAGGTTTCAGAATGTGCCCCATtattaaaaatcatttttttatttttaaatataggCGATTGAATTACTTTTTGTAGTGATTCATAAATCAGTCACTAAGTGATAGGAAGTTGAAGAGCGTAGGGTAGCCATcgctgacaattttttttttttttttttggggggggggtatttACATCGTACGTGGTATTGGAAGCCGAAAGTGTTAATAATCACAAATATAGACAAACACACAGTCAGAATAGTAGAAACAGCTTTTCTACTCAGTGTGTGGACTGTCGACAGTCGTTCGCGCCATTTTCGTCGTTGCAGTAACACTGGACACGGCCTTCGGCGCTGCGCTTGTCAACCCCCCTCCTTAACCGTGTATATGCGAAAGACTACAACAATAATAGAAAGGAAAAGGCCCAAGGGGCTGTCGACAGTCTACTTTGTTTGCTCAAGTCGTGTCTCCATCTACCACCATACTCTACGCTTTGATGAGTACCTCTTATAACTGTTAAGATATAGAGTGTCTTACTTTTTGTAAAGATTTCTTGAGAGTTGTCTTTCCGACTTCTGCATATCCACACAGGTAGAGTTTGCACACATCCTGAGGAACACCTGTCTCCTTCATCAGAGCGTCATATTCCTTTTGCTGAAACAAATGAAGCAAAGGAATAATTCTATAATTATTGATACCACTGGGATAACATTTGAGCAAAACAgaaagacatgcaaaataaGGCTGTTTTAAACCATAAGCTGTTAATGATTGACAAAACCATTACAACTAGTGGATTCCCTGATTTTGTAGTTCATCCTTCTCATGTTTCATCTGACAGAACAACTTTCTAAAGTCTGAGTAGTTCGAGGGATCACGACACATTATCGGTCAACCAAAAACTTCCTTAGCGCTCGACGTGCTAGTAACCATAGCATGCCGCGAGGTCAGTCGGTTTAACTTATATAGTAACTCATTAACCATGAGTTAAGACGATTTCGGAGTCAGAACTGTTCAATAGATCCTGCAATATGAAATAGTGAGCACGCGTTGTTAATCTCTCCTATTTCTGTTTGAAGGAACAATACAGAGGTCATGGTTAGGAAGAACAGTTGGCAGACAAGGAAAGACAAATTGTGATTAAAAAAGGGAACTATGGTGATGATAGTCTTCGTACGTAGCAAGGTAAAAGTGTTTCATTGCATAGACCGCAGTTCCTCCACTTCCCTTGATTTAACTAATGGTATTCATTATACCTTTTCACAATATTCGCGTTTTGTTGTGGAGAGACTGTGCATAGACGGGCATCGCTTCAAGATTATTCTTCATTGAAGAGCAGCTCCCTTAGAGGGCGCTCTTTATGACAACCTAACCCTTCATGAAAGCCTGAGGACACCCTaactgaaagactatttttttctcattatcatatttcatattaaatTACAGACAGAAATTGAACTGTGCTATTATTCTCATACTCTCAGTAGGGACATATGTCAAGTTCATGGTTTACTTCTGACAAAAATgtataaagaaatatttgtctaatcaataacaataacaataataataggAACAACGACATCaacaatcatcatcatattcataataAACATagtcataatcataattatcacaataaTACTTTCATTGTGTATCTCTTATAAATATAAGACGAAAGGACTTCGCTATTTTTAGGGTTTAATAGCAACGAACCTGTAAAAAAAACCAGTTTATTTTGTATCACAATGGCAGCCCTGCTGATAGCATTTCGAAAGAGCAGTTTAAATTTGTTTATCACCGTGGCACAGCTTTTACAATTGTGTGAATTTTAAAGGAAGCGAAAGTGAGACTGAATATGAAAAAGCAATCACCGCAGTCAAAGGACGCCCCCACATTCGATTGACTCGTTACAGCCATTTCTATAGTGCTTGATGTTTAATCAAGACAGCTGCGTCTACAATATTGCTTTTATGTGATCATAAATTCGAAACAACATACAAATTGGATACTATATGAATACTAGTATAAGAGGCAGACTGCGAGATCGGACAATGTATCGTGAAATTTAAGGGCCAGTCACTGCAAACAAACATTTgtccattctctttcaaaatcgagaacaaaaatcaggggtcaccgtgcaaattttgacgctagagaaacaaatgctTGAGATTAAGagatagttgaaattcaaatggctgcTTTCAATTTTGTCGATTCTCACAAAAAcaagattgtgaaaattgaatCAGCTTTATCAGATTCAAAGTATGTCTACACAAACAGTTGGCTGGCgaaagaattgataaaatttgagagtccgaatatctgttcccgaggcgcattcaATCTTAACCGCCATTTGCATTTAATGTTTAGTAGGAGTAGATCTAGAATGACCTGTACCTTTCTGAATTGTGTGAAGAGAGATTTTAGCCTTCTCGTCTGCTGTCCTCGTCCCCGAACCAATTCATGGGGCATCTTGCCATTCtatcaaaaaaaaagaaagtctATGAGGTGATAAAAGGTAACTTGatttattaatgataaaataagataaatgcatatatatttaattttagTTTCAATTATATGTATACATAAAGCACAGCAAATACTTGGGATCACTGTATATTGATTTTGTGTCCGTATGATAAATGCCCAAGGGCATCGAACTCTAACGAGGGCTTTTTACCCTTGGGCCGACACAAAGGTCtgctggagagagagagagagagagagagagagagagagagagagagagagagagagagagagagagactacgTGCATTTCTACTGTGAGCGATTTATAATGTTAGTGCCGACGTGAGAACGATTGTCGACATTCCCTCTCACGTTACCACCTTTCAGTGTCCGATTTCTGGTTATGCACTTCCTAAAATGCACTTCTCTGCCCAGTTTTATCATATGTTGATCGATAAGAACGATAAACTCAAATGCTTACGTCATCACTAAAATAAATCTTCCATAACTAGAGTTTTATAGTGGGTGTAGATCATAGGTCGCTGAAATCATTGATACTGAGGTGACAAGATCATAGGTCGCTGAAATCATTGATACTGAAGTGACATCTACAGTCGAATGCAAATACAGGCAGTGGATGTGTGGATGTTTGGGACATATAGCATTATTGGAGTTCACTTACATTATCTCGTATTTCCATGTCGGCGTTTGCATGTAGTAAGGTCTTTAGCGTCTTGGTGTGCTTTCGAATTGCAGCAAGATGGAGCGCCGTCCATCCTTCCTGAAAACAGAAGATAATATGAATGTAGCACAAGATATTAAAGGAACATTAGCCGTAGCTTTTGacacattttgaagtattttggtcagtttttattttaaagaactGTCAGTTTCTTTTATTTCGAACACCCTAACGCATGCAGATGCCTAGTGTTAATATAGACTGTATGTGTGTTGTCCAATATTATTGTAACAATTGAATTCTTGTCGGGATTTTGAAACCCTAAAATTTGGTAGAAAATATACCATAATCGGCAATGGTGTGATCTTATGCTTGACACTGTTATTGTAACTCATCGAAAGTTAACATCAGAACGTGGTAAATGGACAATACAATTATCAGCTGTAAGGCTCTCTAACATGCGGGTAGAATAATCGGTTTACAGGGGCACATAACATACATGGTGTACTGGGGCGTAATATTGTTTATTTAAGAATGAAAACACCGATATGCACTTGTGGGAAACACGAACTGTGTCGGACACTGGCTTAACGATACAATTGATGGCGATCACGGGGTATCAAAGGCTGTTAAAAATCACTCCCATAAAAATGAATATCAAACACCCTGTGGATTGCCTCCATGCCATTGGGCGTGGACCACTCTCAAGTTGTAGCATTACTAGGtaatgttgttattgttgtacgTTTTCAACTAAGCCGACAAATCTCATAATCTTTTGACGCCCAATTTTCAGGACGacctcaatatttcattttgaatgtccTGAATGGGACAGTACATGTTCAAAGCGTACGAGCTGTGAGATAGCTTCTGGAGTACGCCTTTGAGGTTTGTGAACTTCAGACAATTGGGCAAGCACCTATGTTGTATGTTGATTTAATTATTAAACTTTTGCAACCATATTGCATAGAAGTGCAGACAGGTTAATTCTCACAATTataatttcacaatttaaaaAGTGCACATACAAGTTGGTCTTTTAAAAGTCAGAAAAAGACATTAAGTGGTTCTAAAAGCACATACTTATGAAAAGgaatgatatctttgataattaTATAGCAggtaaaaattaaatgttttataACAGAGGAGTTTTTTGTTGGCTAGTATAAATGAAACAACAGTATGGACATTATTAATGAATATTCTAGTCAGAACCAAGACACCACGTCATCGTCATTGCAAACAAGCATTTGACATTTATTTAACACTATATACACCCCTGTCTAATTATTTTGAATCAGGAAAAATTGACAATGAACAATCTTTAAACTTCATCTCTTtaacgctctctctctctctctctctctctctctctctctctctctcgctcgctcgctctcAAATGAATTGCAATGTAATAATGTTCCTTGTCCGACTGACCTTGTTCTGAGCATGGATGTCAGCGTTGTACTTCAGCAGAAGTTTGATCATGTCTGACTGATCCGTTGTCGCTGCGTCGTGCAGAGGAGTCGCTCTGTCCTGattggaaaaagaaaaacaagacaGGTTTCTCAGTGGTAGAACTAGTACGCGACAGTGACATTTGCTACTTTGTGGGTGGAGATTCTGTTGTGTACGAAAGTCTTGTATAATTTGAAGTTATGAGCAAATCTTTCATGTTAGAATGTAGCAATATTTCTTTGAAGGGATTTGTggtctttttcatgttttaagcAAATCAGTAATTTGGTCGAGTTAGCGTTAGAACCATTTTAGATAGACAGTGCTAAGCATCACAACACAATTTCTTTGATTCCGGTCAGGAATGTGATAATAATATATAGCTTTTGGGTCGGTCAGTCTTTTTTGATATAAGCTCTCACTGTAAACTGATTTATTAGATCGTGCGAATTTGAGCCTTCAAGACATGTTGATAAGTGTTCGCTATATGAATGCCATGTGCCATATCATGGTTGCAAAGGTTCGCCATAGTTTGGTTGCTCACCACATCTCGGGCATTGATATTGGCCCCTGACTCGATCAGTGACTTTGCTACATCCTCGTGTCCGTTCAAAGCGGCCCAATGTAACGGGGTCCATTCATCCTGACAACAaagaacattgaaaaaaattgtgtatgATCAAGTGATCAGAACTACCTTTATTTCACGCCCTTAACCCGACAGTTACTTTAGCTTTGACGGTTTAACAAACAAAGTTATCCTTCAATTTTTCTGGGTTTTTTGGGTCACCACGAGCAAAAtattgtatataaatatatttatatatatatatatatatatatatatatatatatatatatatatatatatatatatatatatatatagataaagTTGTTTCTGTGTGGTCTTGTAGCTTAAGGTTTATATGGTATATCAGTTATAATTCTATCCTTTCAACGACCCCAGTCCCCGCTATGATCATACTGtgatgaagagagagagagagagagagagagagagagagagggcaTAACCCGCGAGTCACTTTTCAACAGGTTTTCGAAATATACTATACCGTAATCTACGGAACGAATTTTATAGGTAGAAAGGATCACTGGGTACTTTACTAAAATAGTATACTCACTTTATTTCTGGCGGCAACATTTGCTCCGTTCTCTAGCAGAACTTTCACCACTTCGTTTTCGCCACCGTACGATGCTGCGTGCAAAGCCGTTGAATTGCTCTACAATTGAAGAAAAGACAGCAGGAGATGATAACAGCGAACCCTATGATGTTgtcgacgacgacgacaacgatgacgacgacgacgatgatgatgatgatgatgatgatgacggtaACGACGATGTAAGCATGGGCTGTCatattaaaaatgatgaaaatgatgagAGAGGCAGAATGTTGTGTTTCAAAAAAGTTCACATCTTAAGCTTGCTACATACATACTTTGCATCATGGAGATTAACCCGGTGTTGCCAATGCCGTCACCAAAGAATTCTATTTTGAAACCGAATTCGGTAAAATGTTTTCTCTTTGGatttaatgttaataatttcatGGTACATGTTGGTAAGATGCCTTTTGTCATACTtttgaataattaataaattacgcATAGACATGTCTTCTGTACAGTTACGAGATTGCGCATTGCCACTAAGCTAAAGTTCCGTGAGCTGTTaacgtttattttttttttacgataGTCCAATCTGTTTATAGAAGAATTGACTCTCTTACTATGAGAAAAACTGCCGAGTCTTTGCTGTGGTAAAATTATTACACTTAAGGGTACATGCTGAGGAAATACACCTGGTCGGAGAAGACCCAAATCAAGGTGTTAATAGgtatgaaatatttgcatattcacaTATTAATAGACCTTTCATTGCACTGATGGTTTGTAGCAGGCCAGACAAAATCTAGTGGCCACCATAGGCTTGTTCTGTTCCCCCAAATTATATCGAGATGTTAAGCATTCAAAGTGTCAGCGCAGCCTTAAAGTGATCTCCACATTAAATCTTGTCAAAGAAGTTGTTCTGTCACCTCAAGAtgctgttacgtgcagagaaaacgaacaaagggtgaactcagcagttaacgtttaaacaaaatttattacgaaaataaaactaattgctaaagttagggatagaatacaagctttaaagtgtacagactacttatctcagctgggacggcaaagctccagtctcagagttgtaacagtcagtcggatgaatgaacagtcctttggtttgcaggcttgaagctacacaaagtccacagtataaatccagcgttgacagtgaaggtcttgaaaagtcttgaaaatgactactgctggagtttagcaacacacaagagacacgatcccaaaagtctgactggaagctgtgcacgtcccttttataaaggcatataagaacaatctagaacttttattgacatgctaattactgttctaaaattatctcccttacacaactaatcaactttccagaacattccaaacatgactaattgaattcaaggttgtgaggtcatcaagggcagtgaccttgagaatgttctagactaattgaactcaggtcatgatgagtgtgggggaaatgacctacataacacaccccctcttcaaaaaagaaaatttttcaaagaaaaatctttcttttacaaatgtaatcttgaaaaggatttaagtactcaaattttgttttactctaaagtaaaatttcttgaaagtgaacaacaataaactctaaatacgagagagacagtctgcagtTAAATTGTATCTGcccttgatatgtctaatgtcaagattaaactcctgtaacattaaactccatcttagcaatctctgatttttgccttaaatttctgcagaaaaacaagagggttgtgatcaatataaaccactattgactgatttgaagaagtaacataaacttcaaaatgctgtaaagctaatatcaaagataaacactctttttcaattgtagagtagtttctctgggatttgttaaatttgcgtgaaaagtagcaaacaggatgatctatcccatgactatcctcttgcaataaaacagcaccagcagccgtatcactagcatctacagctaatttgaatggcaaagtgaaatctggtgcagacaacactggggcactttgcagtatggctttaagtgtatgaaatgcctgttggcattgctctgaccaaacaaactttactttctttttaagtaagttagtcaaaggctcagtaattgtggagaaatttggacagaattttctgtagtaaccagccataccgagaaagcgcatcagttgtcgtttgcagtttggtatgggaaacttgaaatggcactgattttggcatcaacaggttttacctcaccctgtcctacagtatgtccgaggtaagttacccttgcccaaccaaactcagattggcaaggttgacagtcaacattgctttgctcagtctctcaaagaacttccgcatgagcttgatgtgttcctcccaggtgtcactatacaggacgacgtcgtcaacgtaggctgcacatccgtctagccgggatatgacgtcgt is a window encoding:
- the LOC139123658 gene encoding death-associated protein kinase 1-like isoform X2, encoding MACADADRDPQALLDAARDGDVARVKALIDAGYNVNASFEGRSNSTALHAASYGGENEVVKVLLENGANVAARNKDEWTPLHWAALNGHEDVAKSLIESGANINARDVDRATPLHDAATTDQSDMIKLLLKYNADIHAQNKEGWTALHLAAIRKHTKTLKTLLHANADMEIRDNNGKMPHELVRGRGQQTRRLKSLFTQFRKQKEYDALMKETGVPQDVCKLYLCGYAEVGKTTLKKSLQKIVSDDEPMEYEPTPGIDVSPVDIPSAGKFSLWDFAGQPEYYLTHNMFLGAQNAIFAIVYRIVNTGDDKPRYLMVKQKEEMMSWLRFIKTTNVINLLSSDGSSSSDDCKPKVILVASRADLLKAGFRKEAEVVHKQLLQAAKQKFGKYLHIQDDIFLLDCRDALHGEMQRLRECLHEAKTKKKIPNLCSEVLNHKDEWIEDKAFPVIDWNLYSEKVRAIDPLLDDDFIVQATNYLQDMGEVDIR